DNA sequence from the Tissierellales bacterium genome:
AGTAAGTAGATAAATTTAGGGAGGTTTTTTTAGATGAAGAAGGAAAGAGAATTAATTGTAGAATATGGGAGAAAACTTATAACTCATAATTTAACTACAGGTTCAGGAGGAAATATTAGTATTTTCAATAGAGAAAAAGGTCTAGTTGCAATTAGCCCCAGTGGTTTAGACTATTTTGAAACGAAACCTAAGGATATAGTAATTGTTAATTTAGATGGTGAAGTAATAGAAGGGGATTTAAAACCCTCAAGTGAAATAGGGATGCATTTGATTTTTTATAAAAATAGAGAAGATGCTAATGCTATTGTTCATACCCATTCTAAATTTGCTACTGCTATTTCTTCCATGGGTTGGGATTTAAAGCCTGTACACTATTTAATAGGCTTTGCTGGATATGATGTAAAATGTGCTAAATATGCAACTTATGGTTCCCAAGAGTTAGCAGAAAATGCTTTGGAAAGTATAGGAGATAGAAATGCCGTCCTACTAGCTAATCATGGGCTTATTGCCTTAGGAACTAATGTGGGAAGAGCTTTTTCTACAGCAGAGCATTTAGAATTTGTATCAGAAATATATTATTTAACTAAAACTTTAGGAGAACCAAATTTATTATCAAAAGATCAAATGGACGAAGTTATGAAAAAGTTTAATACCTATAGATATAAATAATTAACTAAGGCAGAAATTGGAGGGATTAAATGAATAGTTTTGAATATTATAATCCAACAAAATTAGTTTTCGGTAAGGACTCTGTAGACCAATTACCAGAAGTATTATCTGAAAGCCATAAGAAAATACTTCTCCATTATGGGGGAGGAAGTATTAAAAAAACTGGCTTATATGATAAGGTTATTAAGTTGTTAAATGAAAAGGGAATAGAAATAATAGAACTTTCTGGTGTAGAGCCAAATCCGAAACTTACTTTAGTTAGAGAAGGAATAGAAATTTGTAAAGAAGAAAATATTTCTTTTATACTAGCTGTAGGTGGTGGAAGTGTAATAGATTCAGCTAAAGCTATAGCTGCAGGGGTGCCCTATGAGGGAGATATCTGGGAATGTTTCACAGGAGAAGGGACTTTTAGGGAAGCACTACCTATTGGAGTTATTCTTACATTGCCAGCCACAGGTAGCGAAACAAGCTCTAGCTCAATAGTTACAAATGAAGAAGGTATGCTTAAAAGAGGAATTGAAGATGATTGTTTAAGACCAGAGTTTGCAATATTAAATCCAGAACTTACCTTGACTTTACCCGAACACCAGACTTTCGCAGGGATTGTGGATATTATATCTCATGTTTTAGAAAGGTACTTTACTCATACTACTAATGTAGATTTAACAGATGAATTAAGTGAAGCTACATTAAGGTCAGTTATAAAGAATGGATATAAACTAAAAGAAAATCCTAATGACTACGATGCAAGAGCTGAAATTATGTTAGGTGGTACAATTGCTCATGGTGGTATTTTAGGCTTAGGTAGAGAAGAGGACTGGGGCAGCCATAGGATTGGCCATGAAATAACAGCATTATATGGTACTACCCATGGAGTAACCTTAGCTATTATTTTGCCTGCATGGATGAAATATGTATATAAGAAGAATTTAAATAGATTTGCCAGATTTGCTGTAAAGGTCTTTGGTGTATCAAAAGATAATAAAACCCTAGAGGAAATAGCCTTAGAAGGTATTGAAAGCTTTGAAAACTTTATTAAGGATATAAATATGCCGGTATCTTTGACGGAATACAATATACCTACAGATGAATTTGAACTAATGGCTGAAAAATGTACAAAGAATGGTCCAGTAGGAAGCTTTAAACCTCTTTATAAAGAAGATGTAATAAGTATATTAAAGTTAGCAACTTAATATAACAATTAATATAAAAGAGCACCGTTGAAATTTAGGTGCTCTTTTTGTGTTAAAAGTTATATAATAAAGGTGAGTATGAAAAATCATATTGGTGTTATCTTGGATTAATAAGAATAAATTTTATGGAGGAACACTTTATGGTTTTGATGAAAATGAAAATTGAAAATGATAAAAATATTATAAAGTATATCTCAATTATTAGGAAAAAATCCAATTTAAGTATTAAAGAAATTAAAGAAAAAATAGAAAATAATGATATTGTTTTTGAATGCGATTATTTTGATACAGATGAGTTAAAAAGGTTAAAGAAGATAATCGATGAACTTATTAGTGAAGGAGCCAAAGTATATCTGTTTCTATATGAGAGGAAATTATCTCTTGTTTATCTTGATAATATTATTATTTCTCATAAACAAATTGCAGAAGAAGCACAAAAATTAGACGATGATATGATATAGGGAACGGTTAGAATAATAGAGGTTGTAGAGAACTGGGCAAGATAAAAGGATAGCAAAAACACAGTTTGTTTAATATTTTAAAACTAAAAGATAGGGGGTAGTAAGTGATTATAAAAAGATTAGTAACTATATTAATAGGTATTATATTGATAGCTATTGGAGCAATATTTTTACTCGGGAATTTATCAGGAAATAAGCCAGGTCATATATTTAATATAAGATTTAATCCGTGGGAATCTAATGATAAAGAAAATTCAAAAGATTATAGGGACATAGATGAAAAAGATACTGTAAATATTGATGGAATAAATAAAATCGATATAGAAGTGACCTTTGCAAAAGTTAATATTATTTCCGAAGAGAGAGAAGATATTTCAGTACGTTATTATGGAGATATTCCCTCTAATATTAGAACAAACTTAAATACAAAATCTTCAGGTAATAAGCTTACTATTAATGCTAAGGCACAAAGTAATTATAAAATTAATCTTTCACCAAAGATAGATTTATATTTAGATATTATTATTCCTAGTTCTTATACGAATAGTTTAAATCTTGAAGCAGATCTAGGTTCTATACAAATTGAAGGTTTAGAATTAGATAAATTATATGTAAAAGGAGATTTAGGTGATATAAATATTAAGAATGTAGATACAAAGGAAGTAAATGTAGAGTCTTCCTTGGGGAAGATATCAATAGATAATGTATCCTCTGTAAAAAACAAGTTGTCTGCTGACGTAGGATCTATAGAGGCAAAAAATATTGTCGGTGATTTAGAAGTTGAGACTGATTTAGGAAGTATAGAATTAGAGTATGATGATTTAAATTCGGATATAGTTGCTAAATCTGATTCTGGTAGTATTAAAATCAAGTTGCCTAAAAATTCAAGTTTTTATATTGAAGCTGATACTAGTTTAGGAAATATAAAGTCTGATTTTCCATTAGAAGTTAATGAAAAGTCGAATACTAAGCTAAAAGGCAGAATAGGTGATG
Encoded proteins:
- a CDS encoding iron-containing alcohol dehydrogenase: MNSFEYYNPTKLVFGKDSVDQLPEVLSESHKKILLHYGGGSIKKTGLYDKVIKLLNEKGIEIIELSGVEPNPKLTLVREGIEICKEENISFILAVGGGSVIDSAKAIAAGVPYEGDIWECFTGEGTFREALPIGVILTLPATGSETSSSSIVTNEEGMLKRGIEDDCLRPEFAILNPELTLTLPEHQTFAGIVDIISHVLERYFTHTTNVDLTDELSEATLRSVIKNGYKLKENPNDYDARAEIMLGGTIAHGGILGLGREEDWGSHRIGHEITALYGTTHGVTLAIILPAWMKYVYKKNLNRFARFAVKVFGVSKDNKTLEEIALEGIESFENFIKDINMPVSLTEYNIPTDEFELMAEKCTKNGPVGSFKPLYKEDVISILKLAT
- a CDS encoding DUF4097 family beta strand repeat-containing protein, coding for MIIKRLVTILIGIILIAIGAIFLLGNLSGNKPGHIFNIRFNPWESNDKENSKDYRDIDEKDTVNIDGINKIDIEVTFAKVNIISEEREDISVRYYGDIPSNIRTNLNTKSSGNKLTINAKAQSNYKINLSPKIDLYLDIIIPSSYTNSLNLEADLGSIQIEGLELDKLYVKGDLGDINIKNVDTKEVNVESSLGKISIDNVSSVKNKLSADVGSIEAKNIVGDLEVETDLGSIELEYDDLNSDIVAKSDSGSIKIKLPKNSSFYIEADTSLGNIKSDFPLEVNEKSNTKLKGRIGDGKNKIMTSVELGSIKIETK
- a CDS encoding L-fuculose-phosphate aldolase, whose protein sequence is MKKERELIVEYGRKLITHNLTTGSGGNISIFNREKGLVAISPSGLDYFETKPKDIVIVNLDGEVIEGDLKPSSEIGMHLIFYKNREDANAIVHTHSKFATAISSMGWDLKPVHYLIGFAGYDVKCAKYATYGSQELAENALESIGDRNAVLLANHGLIALGTNVGRAFSTAEHLEFVSEIYYLTKTLGEPNLLSKDQMDEVMKKFNTYRYK